The Phyllopteryx taeniolatus isolate TA_2022b chromosome 9, UOR_Ptae_1.2, whole genome shotgun sequence genome contains a region encoding:
- the LOC133484190 gene encoding rho-related GTP-binding protein RhoA-D produces MAAIRKKLVIVGDGACGKTCLLIVFSKDQFPEVYVPTVFENYIADIEVDGKQVELALWDTAGQEDYDRLRPLSYPDTDVILMCFSIDSPDSLENIPEKWTPEVKHFCPNVPIILVGNKKDLRNDEHTRRELAKMKQEPVKPEEGREMANRINAFGYLECSAKTKDGVREVFEMATRAALQVRKRKKRSACTLL; encoded by the exons ATGGCGGCCATTCGGAAGAAGCTGGTGATTGTCGGTGATGGCGCTTGCGGGAAAACCTGCCTTCTCATCGTTTTTAGTAAAGACCAGTTTCCCGAAGTCTACGTGCCGACGGTGTTTGAGAACTACATCGCTGATATCGAAGTGGATGGCAAACAG GTGGAGTTGGCATTGTGGGATACCGCTGGCCAAGAGGACTACGACAGGTTGAGGCCTCTGTCCTACCCCGACACTGACGTCATCCTGATGTGCTTTTCCATTGATAGCCCTGACAGTTTAG AAAACATTCCTGAGAAGTGGACGCCTGAGGTGAAGCACTTCTGTCCCAATGTTCCCATCATTCTGGTGGGGAACAAGAAGGACTTGAGGAACGACGAGCACACGCGGAGAGAGCTGGCCAAAATGAAACAG GAGCCGGTCAAGCCTGAGGAAGGCCGCGAGATGGCCAACAGAATCAACGCCTTTGGTTACCTGGAGTGCTCTGCCAAGACCAAGGACGGCGTGCGGGAGGTGTTCGAGATGGCCACCAGGGCGGCGCTGCAGGTGCGCAAGCGCAAGAAGAGAAGTGCCTGCACGCTGTTGTGA